One genomic segment of Zymoseptoria tritici IPO323 chromosome 5, whole genome shotgun sequence includes these proteins:
- a CDS encoding uncharacterized protein (ZPS1 family protein, secreted, probable cell wall): MLTSLLLTAIGASAAALPSVPSLETRQAPFEVLQAAPWDAGAVTEWQIHPSCNSSERLQLQQGLDEAVTLATHAKAHINRWGNSSEVYRKYFGNSPPFEAAGAYDIIINGDRAGALFRCDDPDGNCAAFPDEWAGHYRGPNGTHETVICPLSYTSRQHLSQICSQGYDVRTGSRTLYWGSDLIHRLYHMPAYGANGYIDHYAEGWAGIVTAAKEGSPNSTHDSDGLQFFALEAYAYDVIYPGVGCPGSNAPVTEEEMEGSGGHGAAAAATTTSMAAAPAAVTDAPAGQNCHTHANGELHCT, translated from the exons ATGCtgacctccctcctcctaACCGCCATCGGCGCCTCAGCCGCCGCCCTCCCATCCGTCCCATCCCTCGAAACCCGCCAAGCCCCCTTCGAAGTCCTCCAAGCCGCCCCCTGGGACGCCGGCGCCGTGACCGAATGGCAAATCCACCCCTCCTGCAACTCCTCCGAACGTCTCCAACTCCAACAGGGCCTCGACGAAGCCGTCACTCTCGCCACCCACGCCAAAGCCCACATCAACCGCTGGGGCAACTCGTCCGAAGTCTACCGCAAATACTTCGGGAACTCCCCTCCCTTTGAAGCCGCGGGCGCAtacgacatcatcatcaatggAGATCGTGCGGGAGCGTTGTTTAGATGTGATGATCCAGATGGGAATTGTGCGGCGTTTCCTG ATGAATGGGCCGGCCACTACCGCGGCCCCAACGGCACCCACGAAACAGTAATCTGCCCCCTCTCCTACACCTCCCGGCAACACCTCTCGCAAATCTGTTCCCAAGGCTACGACGTGCGCACCGGCTCCCGAACCCTCTACTGGGGTTCCGACCTCATCCATCGTCTCTACCACATGCCGGCCTACGGCGCCAACGGCTACATCGACCACTACGCAGAAGGATGGGCTGGCATCGTCACCGCCGCGAAAGAGGGGAGTCCGAATTCGACCCACGACTCGGATGGACTGCAGTTTTTCGCGCTGGAGGCGTATGCTTATGATGTGATTTATCCGGGGGTTGGGTGTCCGGGTTCGAATGCGCCGGttacggaggaggagatggaggggagTGGGGGACATGGAgcggctgcggcggcgacgacgacgtcgatggCTGCTgcgccggcggcggtgaCGGATGCGCCGGCTGGACAG AACTGCCACACCCACGCCAACGGCGAGCTGCACTGCACTTGA